One Tunturibacter gelidoferens genomic region harbors:
- the purF gene encoding amidophosphoribosyltransferase: MTISEVDEEDETPFDKLREECGVMAIYNHPDAARMTYWGLYSLQHRGQESAGIASADGYQVNDIKGMGLVSEIFTDDVLGRLPGHIAIGHTRYSTTGDSALLNAQPISVESTKGLIAIAHNGNLINLGTAKERLERDGAIFQTTSDSEIIIQLIAHSTKNTLIDCMAEALMQVEGAFSIVMMTRNRIFAARDPHGFRPLAMGRIEGKDGAPDTFVFASETCAFDLLHAKYERDVKPGELVMVSEDGVTSRYFNTTTEQASCVFEHVYFARPDSKIYGRWVQQSREEMGRQLARESGVPADLVVPVPDSGVTAAIGYAAESGIPFNFGLIRNHYVGRTFIQPEQRVRDFGVRMKLNPMRNLLEGKRVVLIDDSIIRGTTSRKIVRMVRAAGATEVHLRISCPPTISPCFYGVDTPSKKDLIAANKSIEEIREFVEADSLAYLSLVGLTHSCTKGEPADGLSPGSFCTACYTGDYPTQWVDVSEILPAVTTA, translated from the coding sequence ATGACGATATCTGAGGTGGATGAAGAAGACGAGACGCCGTTCGATAAGCTTCGCGAAGAGTGCGGAGTAATGGCGATTTATAACCATCCTGATGCGGCTCGGATGACCTACTGGGGGCTTTATTCGCTGCAGCACCGGGGGCAGGAGTCGGCGGGGATTGCCAGCGCGGATGGGTACCAAGTGAACGACATCAAAGGTATGGGGTTGGTGTCGGAGATCTTTACGGATGATGTGCTGGGCAGGCTGCCGGGGCATATTGCGATTGGGCATACGCGGTACTCGACCACGGGTGACTCTGCGCTGTTGAATGCGCAGCCGATCTCGGTGGAGAGTACGAAGGGTTTGATTGCGATTGCGCACAATGGCAACCTGATCAACCTGGGGACGGCGAAGGAGAGGCTGGAGCGCGATGGAGCGATCTTCCAGACGACGTCGGACTCCGAGATCATCATTCAATTGATTGCGCACTCGACGAAGAACACCCTGATTGACTGCATGGCTGAGGCTTTGATGCAGGTGGAAGGCGCGTTTTCGATTGTGATGATGACGCGCAACCGCATCTTCGCGGCGAGGGACCCGCATGGGTTTCGGCCGCTGGCGATGGGGCGGATTGAGGGTAAAGACGGCGCGCCGGATACGTTTGTTTTTGCGAGTGAGACGTGTGCGTTCGACCTGCTGCATGCGAAGTACGAGCGCGATGTAAAGCCGGGTGAGCTGGTGATGGTGTCGGAAGATGGCGTGACGAGCCGCTACTTCAACACGACAACCGAGCAGGCGAGCTGCGTGTTTGAACATGTTTATTTTGCACGGCCTGACTCGAAGATCTATGGGCGTTGGGTGCAGCAGTCGCGCGAAGAGATGGGGCGGCAACTGGCGCGGGAGTCGGGTGTGCCGGCGGATCTGGTCGTGCCGGTGCCGGACTCGGGCGTGACGGCAGCGATTGGGTATGCGGCGGAATCAGGGATTCCGTTTAATTTTGGGCTGATTCGAAACCACTATGTGGGACGCACGTTTATTCAGCCGGAGCAGAGAGTGCGGGACTTCGGCGTGAGGATGAAGCTGAACCCGATGCGGAATTTGCTGGAGGGAAAGCGTGTTGTGTTGATCGATGACTCGATCATTCGCGGAACGACCTCGCGGAAGATTGTGAGGATGGTGCGGGCAGCTGGGGCGACGGAGGTGCATCTGCGGATCTCTTGTCCGCCGACGATCTCGCCTTGTTTTTATGGGGTGGATACGCCCTCGAAGAAAGATTTGATTGCGGCGAACAAGTCGATCGAAGAGATCCGCGAGTTTGTCGAGGCGGATTCGCTGGCGTACCTGAGCCTGGTGGGGCTGACGCACTCCTGCACGAAGGGAGAGCCGGCGGATGGGTTGTCGCCGGGGAGCTTCTGCACGGCTTGTTATACCGGGGACTATCCGACGCAGTGGGTGGATGTGTCGGAGATTCTACCTGCGGTGACGACGGCGTAA
- a CDS encoding MerC domain-containing protein: protein MNLFSERIFKNMNASLRASTFSADSLGVWASALCVVHCVVTPVMVSMSVVMARFIPGEERTHRALAVGVAALGAMALVKGSRTHGRKRILGLMALGLAFIFVGAFFGERLPSHGYEVAVTMTGSALMICAHRMNHTFCRECRRCTHSDAGVC from the coding sequence ATGAATCTCTTCTCTGAAAGAATCTTCAAAAATATGAATGCCTCGTTGCGTGCTTCAACTTTTTCTGCAGATAGTCTTGGCGTGTGGGCCTCTGCTCTCTGCGTGGTGCATTGTGTTGTGACGCCGGTTATGGTCTCGATGTCGGTGGTGATGGCTCGATTTATTCCGGGGGAGGAGAGGACGCATCGTGCGCTGGCGGTAGGGGTCGCAGCGCTTGGTGCAATGGCGCTGGTGAAGGGATCTCGGACGCATGGGCGCAAACGCATTCTCGGGTTAATGGCGCTCGGGCTGGCGTTTATCTTCGTTGGGGCGTTCTTTGGGGAACGGCTGCCTTCCCACGGATACGAAGTCGCGGTGACGATGACGGGGAGCGCGCTGATGATCTGCGCTCACCGGATGAATCACACGTTCTGCAGAGAGTGCAGGCGGTGTACGCACTCGGATGCGGGAGTCTGTTGA
- a CDS encoding sugar phosphate isomerase/epimerase family protein, which translates to MPTRRDFLRLSALATAAGCTLGRLPSAFAADAPFVYGVQLYMVRKEAPQDLPGILHAIRQIGYTQIELFPIVYTHPAPELRRIVADSGLGLVSAHFDYASVPTKIDYAHQLGLEYMVCPMIPPEHPGQWTLDNFHKAAADFNTWGHNVHDAGMQFVFHNHCYEFAPQGTTTGFDELMQHTDPALVKLEFDMYWLAQAGQDPLTMLTRYANRVCLLHLKDRIVNAPTGFVMGPTAKHITEMGKGTLNWPAIFAQAHKQGIRYAYLDQDDTALQILDSLKENFAYLQTIKA; encoded by the coding sequence ATGCCCACCCGCCGCGACTTCCTCCGCCTCTCCGCCCTCGCCACCGCCGCCGGCTGCACCCTCGGCCGCCTTCCCTCTGCCTTCGCCGCCGACGCTCCCTTCGTCTACGGTGTCCAGCTCTACATGGTCCGCAAAGAGGCCCCGCAAGATCTCCCAGGCATCCTCCACGCCATCCGGCAGATCGGCTACACCCAGATCGAGCTCTTCCCCATCGTCTATACCCACCCCGCGCCCGAGCTCCGCCGCATCGTCGCCGACTCCGGCCTCGGCCTCGTCTCCGCCCACTTCGATTATGCCAGCGTCCCCACCAAAATCGACTACGCCCATCAGCTCGGCCTCGAGTACATGGTATGCCCCATGATCCCCCCGGAACACCCGGGCCAGTGGACTCTCGACAACTTCCATAAAGCCGCCGCCGACTTCAACACCTGGGGCCATAACGTCCACGACGCCGGCATGCAATTTGTCTTTCACAACCACTGCTACGAGTTCGCCCCGCAGGGCACCACCACCGGTTTCGACGAACTCATGCAGCACACCGACCCAGCCCTCGTGAAGCTCGAGTTCGACATGTACTGGCTCGCCCAGGCCGGCCAGGATCCCCTCACCATGCTCACCCGTTACGCCAACCGCGTCTGTCTCCTCCACCTCAAAGACCGCATCGTCAACGCCCCCACCGGCTTCGTCATGGGCCCCACCGCCAAGCACATCACCGAGATGGGCAAGGGAACTCTCAACTGGCCCGCCATCTTCGCTCAGGCCCACAAGCAGGGCATCCGCTACGCCTACCTCGATCAGGACGACACCGCCCTCCAGATCCTCGACAGCCTCAAAGAAAACTTCGCCTACCTCCAGACCATCAAGGCATAA
- a CDS encoding VOC family protein, whose product MRRVRPRLPLSLALCLLLCLSGLSLAQERPAITGIAFIRMYTADPAASATFYGKTLGLGHAESDGITRYSVNDLQWLEVEALPNPAPASRLAAIAFTTHDATALERFLKAHKVVIEQPLAHETFAVHDPEGNLVYFVQEGTKIPGLPITSPDATSHRIIHTGFLVKDAAAEDRFYKDLLGFRPYWHGGMQEGKTDWVSQQVPDGTDWLEYMLYDTTPSAKQLGVLNHFSLGTSQMSDVVASLARNKCEGPNCAKTQMGKDGKVQLNLFDPDLTRVEYMEFQPSGTPCCSPILGKAPTEAENR is encoded by the coding sequence ATGCGCAGAGTCAGGCCTCGTCTTCCGCTCTCCCTCGCACTTTGCCTCCTTCTCTGCCTCTCCGGTCTCTCCCTCGCACAAGAGCGCCCCGCCATCACCGGCATCGCCTTCATCCGCATGTACACCGCCGATCCAGCTGCCTCCGCCACCTTCTACGGCAAAACTCTCGGACTGGGCCACGCAGAGAGCGACGGCATCACTCGCTACTCCGTCAACGACCTCCAGTGGCTGGAGGTCGAAGCCCTGCCCAACCCCGCACCTGCCAGTCGCCTAGCAGCAATCGCCTTCACCACCCACGACGCCACAGCCCTGGAGCGCTTCCTCAAAGCTCACAAAGTCGTCATAGAGCAGCCTCTCGCCCACGAAACCTTCGCCGTCCACGACCCCGAAGGCAACCTCGTCTACTTCGTGCAAGAGGGCACCAAAATCCCAGGCCTTCCCATCACCTCGCCCGACGCCACCTCCCATCGCATCATCCACACCGGCTTCCTCGTCAAAGACGCCGCCGCCGAAGATCGCTTCTACAAGGACCTCCTCGGCTTCCGCCCCTACTGGCACGGCGGCATGCAGGAGGGCAAGACCGACTGGGTCAGCCAGCAGGTTCCCGACGGCACCGACTGGCTCGAGTACATGCTCTACGACACCACTCCCTCCGCCAAACAGCTCGGCGTCCTCAATCATTTCTCACTCGGCACCAGCCAGATGAGTGACGTCGTTGCATCCCTCGCCCGCAACAAATGCGAAGGCCCCAACTGCGCCAAAACCCAGATGGGCAAAGACGGCAAGGTCCAGCTCAACCTCTTCGACCCCGATCTCACCCGCGTTGAATACATGGAGTTTCAGCCCTCCGGCACGCCCTGCTGCTCTCCAATCCTAGGCAAAGCACCCACCGAAGCCGAAAACCGCTAG
- a CDS encoding DinB family protein yields the protein MTEPALTAHELIAWVEKTSTGWRNLLAAHPELLAVPCDVNNVQSVAQLLQHIVAVELRFAERLSDLTATDYTSISYDSVEKIYATHDHAFALVHKLLASEMDWDQPIEFSTRVMGPARSTPKTILFHLLLHSIRHYAQLATLARQQGIKPAWGMDYLLMNLEAV from the coding sequence ATGACCGAACCAGCTCTCACCGCGCACGAACTCATCGCCTGGGTCGAAAAAACCTCCACCGGCTGGCGCAACCTCTTAGCCGCCCACCCAGAACTGCTCGCTGTGCCCTGCGACGTTAACAACGTTCAATCCGTCGCCCAGCTCCTGCAGCACATCGTCGCCGTTGAGCTTCGTTTCGCCGAGCGCCTCTCCGATCTCACCGCGACCGACTACACCAGCATCTCCTACGACTCAGTCGAAAAAATATACGCCACCCACGACCACGCCTTCGCACTCGTCCACAAACTCCTCGCCTCCGAGATGGACTGGGACCAACCCATCGAGTTTTCGACCCGCGTCATGGGCCCCGCACGGTCCACTCCCAAAACGATCTTGTTTCACCTTCTACTGCACAGCATCCGTCACTACGCACAACTCGCCACCCTCGCCCGCCAGCAAGGCATCAAGCCCGCCTGGGGAATGGACTACCTCCTCATGAACCTCGAGGCGGTCTGA
- a CDS encoding aldo/keto reductase, giving the protein MDKKQLGKSDLLISPIGFGAWAIGGGDWAFSWGPQDDNDSITAIHKALDLGINWIDTAAVYGLGHSEEVVGKAVKSASQKPYLFTKCSMVWDDKREITNSLKQIRREVEDSLRRLQVEAIDLYQVHWPKPDEDIEEGWTVMADLQREGKVRWIGVSNFSVSQMERAIKIAPITSNQPPYSMLNRAIEAEILPFTHKHNIGTINYAPMHSGLLTGAMTKERVASFPSDDFRRNAKNYQEPLLSRNLAIADFLKTVGTRHNVTAGVVAIAWTLHNPAITAAIVGGRNAKQVEGVTPAVTFRLTEAEYAEINAFLAAHP; this is encoded by the coding sequence ATGGACAAGAAACAACTCGGCAAATCTGATCTCTTAATCTCCCCCATTGGCTTCGGCGCATGGGCTATCGGTGGCGGCGACTGGGCCTTCTCATGGGGCCCCCAGGACGACAACGACTCAATCACCGCCATCCACAAAGCACTCGACCTCGGCATCAACTGGATCGACACCGCCGCCGTCTATGGCCTAGGCCATTCCGAAGAGGTCGTCGGCAAAGCCGTCAAATCCGCATCACAAAAACCCTACCTCTTCACCAAGTGTTCCATGGTGTGGGACGACAAGCGCGAGATCACGAACTCGCTCAAACAAATCCGCCGCGAAGTCGAAGACAGTCTTCGCCGCCTCCAAGTCGAAGCCATCGACCTCTATCAAGTCCACTGGCCCAAGCCAGACGAAGACATCGAAGAAGGCTGGACGGTAATGGCCGACCTGCAGCGCGAAGGAAAGGTCCGCTGGATCGGCGTCTCCAACTTCAGCGTGTCCCAGATGGAGCGCGCCATCAAAATCGCCCCCATCACCTCCAACCAGCCGCCTTACTCCATGCTCAACCGCGCCATCGAAGCCGAGATTCTCCCCTTCACCCACAAACACAACATCGGCACCATCAACTACGCCCCCATGCACTCAGGTCTGCTCACCGGGGCCATGACCAAAGAGCGCGTCGCCTCCTTCCCCAGCGACGACTTCCGCCGCAACGCAAAGAACTACCAGGAGCCGCTCCTCTCCCGCAACCTTGCCATCGCCGACTTCCTGAAAACCGTGGGCACACGTCACAACGTAACTGCCGGCGTCGTAGCCATCGCCTGGACGCTTCACAACCCCGCCATCACCGCAGCCATCGTCGGAGGCCGCAACGCCAAACAGGTCGAAGGCGTCACCCCCGCCGTCACCTTCCGCCTCACCGAAGCCGAATACGCGGAGATCAACGCCTTCCTCGCCGCACATCCATAA
- the purD gene encoding phosphoribosylamine--glycine ligase, which produces MKVLVIGGGGREHAIVWALLKSSQVTEVLCAPGNGGIAALARCIPCDPGNLHELVNIVSIEQPALTVIGPELPLSIGLVDELTKRGHRVFGPTQGAAQLETSKAFAKEFMQRHAIPTAEYGICTTLAQVREELPRFAVPIVVKASGLAAGKGVVICETHLQAEAAAAEMFSGSLLGTTEEAVVLEEFLTGEELSFFALCDGTHAIEIASAQDHKRIGEGDTGPNTGGMGAYSTDGIATPAMRSWLLHNVAQKVVDGMHSEGEPFKGILFCGIMMTPRGPMVLEFNTRFGDPETEAILLRLETDILDLFNASIDGTANELSINMRPGASVCVIAASGGYPGKYASGKPISGLPDNSIGDARDKAKEEDVVIFHSGTALKDGKTVTAGGRVLAISAFAPDLQTALDKAYAQLAKISFEGMQFRRDIGHRALR; this is translated from the coding sequence ATGAAGGTTCTGGTAATCGGCGGCGGCGGTCGCGAGCACGCTATCGTCTGGGCTCTCCTAAAATCGTCTCAGGTCACCGAGGTCCTCTGCGCTCCCGGCAACGGCGGCATCGCCGCGCTCGCCCGCTGCATCCCCTGCGACCCCGGCAACCTCCACGAACTGGTCAACATCGTCTCTATCGAGCAGCCCGCGCTCACCGTCATCGGCCCCGAACTCCCTCTCTCCATCGGCCTGGTCGATGAGCTCACCAAACGCGGCCACCGCGTCTTCGGCCCCACGCAAGGCGCAGCCCAGCTCGAGACCAGCAAAGCCTTCGCCAAGGAGTTCATGCAACGCCACGCCATTCCCACCGCGGAGTATGGCATCTGCACCACCCTCGCGCAGGTCCGCGAAGAGCTCCCTCGCTTCGCCGTCCCCATCGTCGTCAAAGCCTCCGGCCTCGCCGCCGGCAAAGGCGTCGTCATCTGCGAGACTCACCTTCAGGCCGAAGCCGCCGCTGCCGAGATGTTCAGCGGCTCCCTCCTCGGCACGACGGAGGAGGCAGTCGTTCTCGAGGAGTTCCTCACCGGCGAAGAGCTCTCCTTCTTCGCTCTCTGCGACGGCACTCACGCCATCGAAATAGCCTCCGCGCAGGACCACAAGCGCATCGGCGAAGGTGACACCGGCCCCAACACCGGCGGCATGGGAGCCTACTCCACCGACGGCATCGCCACGCCGGCCATGCGCAGCTGGCTCCTCCACAACGTCGCGCAAAAGGTAGTCGACGGCATGCACTCCGAAGGCGAACCCTTCAAAGGCATCCTCTTCTGCGGCATCATGATGACACCGCGCGGCCCCATGGTCCTCGAGTTCAACACCCGCTTCGGCGATCCCGAAACCGAAGCTATCCTCCTCCGCCTCGAGACCGACATCCTCGATCTCTTCAACGCCTCCATCGACGGCACCGCCAACGAGCTCAGCATCAACATGCGCCCCGGAGCCAGCGTCTGCGTTATCGCGGCCAGCGGCGGCTACCCCGGCAAGTACGCCTCGGGCAAACCCATCTCCGGCCTGCCCGACAACTCGATCGGCGACGCGAGAGACAAAGCCAAAGAGGAAGACGTGGTCATCTTCCACTCCGGGACAGCCCTCAAAGACGGAAAGACCGTCACCGCTGGAGGCCGAGTCCTCGCCATCTCCGCCTTCGCGCCCGATCTGCAAACCGCCCTCGACAAGGCCTACGCCCAACTCGCGAAGATATCCTTCGAAGGCATGCAGTTCCGCCGCGACATCGGCCACCGTGCCTTACGCTAA